The sequence below is a genomic window from Wyeomyia smithii strain HCP4-BCI-WySm-NY-G18 chromosome 1, ASM2978416v1, whole genome shotgun sequence.
TCCAGATCAACGAACTACCACCTTGTCTTAGGTTTCTTCGAAAAAATATGGTCATAGCAGGTCTTTGGTTGGCAAACAAAGATCCTAACCTAAACGTTTTTTTTGAAACCCTTTACgcaaattttccaaaaactcTACAGTGAAGGACTTGATTTGGGAGATGTCAAAATAAACACGATCCAAATAATTTCGTGCTGTGTTGACACGATGGCCCGTTGCAAGTAACAGAATATTAAGCAATTCAAAGGATACGAGGCATGTGGGTATTGCTTGCACCCCGGTGACCTATCTGGGAAGCAGGTTAGGTACGGATACAAAGAGGGTATTAAAATGAGAAACCATTATGATACTCTACATGCTATGGCAATGAGTGAAGAACGTAAGATTTCAGTTAATGGTGTTAAAGGCTTATCTCCGTTACTAAGAGTTACTGGGTTTGATGTAATAAGAAATGTACCTGTAGACTATATGCATAACGTGCTGTTGGGCGTTTGTCGTCAGTTATGCTCGATTTGGTTCGAAACACCAGGTAGTCCTGCCTACATAAAAAGAAAATTGCCAGTCATAGACGAAATCATCTTTACGATACATCCTTACGTTGAGGCTTCGCGAAGAACACGGAGAATTACAGAAGGAGCTTCATGGAAAGCCAACGAATGGCTCCATTGGTTGTTACACTATAGTCCGATCTGTCTGTTCACAACTTTACCAACGCTATACTACAATCATTTTCTACTGCTAGTTGACGCAGTTACAAATCTTTTGCAAAGTAATCTTACTGAATGTAAATTTGAACTTTGTgaagaaatattgaaaaaatttgtaaaagaTTTCGAGACGCTCTACGGGATTGAGGAAATGACTTATAATGTCCATTTATTAACGCATCTAGTCGCTAGTGCTAGAGACTATGGGCCATTATGGTCATTTGCACTATTTCCTTTCGAAGACATGAATGGTATTTTCAAATCCTATATCAAAGGGCCAAATGAGCCATTGATGCAAATAGCTAATCGGTGTATTTTGCAATCAGAAGTTAACTATCCTCGTAACAGAACACTACAAAAGAAAGTAGCAGAtttttgtgataaaataaatcgAGTTCAAACCATAGGTACAATAAACACACAAGAAAAATATATTCTCGAAgatgttgttaaaaataattacAGTAATAGTAGAGAATTTGATATTCTATCACGATTGAAGTACGCCGAATTTATTTACAAACCTACTTTCATTATAAACTCAACCAAAGGAAAACATAAAAGAAAAAAGCACAATGATTGTTATTTTAGTATAGAAGAAGGCCAGCTCCGAATGTTtggtatatttcaaaaaattttgtatgatggGCACAATCCTTATTTTCTTTACACAATTCTGAAGGTAAAACTAATTAGAAGTCATTTCTGGAAGATATTGAATGTTGCCGACGAAGGACTCAAGCTAATTAGAGTGAACAACTCCATTTCAaaattaatatcattcaaataTGACAGTGAAACATACATTAGTAAACTGCAATACAAGTTACGGGTAGATTGACATGTTAcacaaaaatttaataaaagcatTTTTAAATGATTCTTTTCGGttttataataaaattacatCCAATGAAAGGTAAACGACGGTAGtaacaatattttggtttacTTTCTAATCATGACCAATAAAAGgttaatttatttgttgtttaaACCATTAATGCTGAACTGAGCTGTACTATTTTGCAGATAGTTACTATAACAGATTTGGTATAATTATGGtacaaccacagacaaacagacgtgccactcgatgacgatttcatcgaccagaaaaataacgattattctGAAATTTTggttagtgggcaataatgccgctagtgtcgtcATAAGCAATCGTGCACAaacattatcaaagacaaaaaccatcagtaatgcTCCTGGTGTtaatttaagcaagcgtgcacacccattagcaaagacaaaaaccgttttacgaaaataagttagtaggcaataagctcacatggtggcgcacgagtgtaacgtttcgaataaggatgaagatttttcaggatttttcatcgaagaggcacgtctgtttgtctgtggtacaaCAATTCAAATATTTCATACCATATGCAATATTGTTGGCATATAGTTAAActatttcaaaattcaatatttttcccAGTGAGAACTGTAAAGGACATAAACCACAAACAGTTACCATTTATCAAACTGTACAGTAATAATCCTGACTATTTTATAAATGGTTTTTGATTATACCGGATAGAAATATAAAACAGAGTAGATGTTACTCAGTTTAGGGTAAAATTGAAGGAGCGTGTTTTAGCATTGGCCaaaaattgcagaagtatcgatacttgagTATCGATAATTTCTCCCTAATTGTATCGATGCCAGGTTGATATCGAGGGCggagcatcgataccagctgtatcgatactctgcctgctacttgaaacaggtctatgaaaagctaccattttttcttgattattaATACGGAAAATCAGAGAAgccaggtgtttttgaaaattttacgcAACTATTCGAAAAACCGACAAAATCTGCTTACAGTCTGTAAAAAATTTGcctgtgatttgaaaaaatacgttcgcgcaggcaaaagtctgcaaaaatttttaacagatattgagaaagtctgcgtaaacatgaagaaactctgacaaaaatctgcagagactctggaaaaaatataattatctgcgaatcagtaaaaatctgcacaccgactctaaaaatctgcgttttgaagacaaatctgcatattttgtaTCCCTGCGGTCAATAGACTAATGGTACCAGAATGGGACAGTAGTGACAGAATTATatgtcacacacacaaatcaatgcAATAGCATACGCGAGACTGCGGCCTTATTTGAAATATAGGGCAGCACGATAATCCTGGCTTCTTATTCTTAATTGCCTgcctttttgcaaaaactcggcGCTTGCTCTGCACAGACAGTATTACCAAATGCGGCagcatttttctcgcaagaggcatGAAAAACCGATGTctcttaagctggaagtacaaagtcagcagaacaaagagttaatagcatgaaaatttagtgctcattcgatgctcatttaatgccatatcgccgaatttaatgctccatcatttctttgaaaaatgtatttgtttgctagcttaagaaaatagctagcagacaatatacgaaaatagcatttttagtcacaaaacggttctataacggtcaaaaacatttaatgctcatttaatgctcttataaaaacctgattttcatgataattttattgattttgtataaatttttcaaaaatatgacattatatgaatagcttcaattttttcaaacattttcctctgaaaacaatcagaatccttttgatacgattagataccaattaaatgctcccatatgcgagcagtttcaataacttaggtgcatttttcattaaatattttttttttttaaatatatttttgctagcttaagaaaaaagttagcagaacattggccagaaacagcattttccagcaataaactgttgtagaatggtcaaaataatttaatgctcatt
It includes:
- the LOC129726105 gene encoding uncharacterized protein LOC129726105 isoform X1, producing MRNHYDTLHAMAMSEERKISVNGVKGLSPLLRVTGFDVIRNVPVDYMHNVLLGVCRQLCSIWFETPGSPAYIKRKLPVIDEIIFTIHPYVEASRRTRRITEGASWKANEWLHWLLHYSPICLFTTLPTLYYNHFLLLVDAVTNLLQSNLTECKFELCEEILKKFVKDFETLYGIEEMTYNVHLLTHLVASARDYGPLWSFALFPFEDMNGIFKSYIKGPNEPLMQIANRCILQSEVNYPRNRTLQKKVADFCDKINRVQTIGTINTQEKYILEDVVKNNYSNSREFDILSRLKYAEFIYKPTFIINSTKGKHKRKKHNDCYFSIEEGQLRMFGIFQKILYDGHNPYFLYTILKVKLIRSHFWKILNVADEGLKLIRVNNSISKLISFKYDSETYISKLQYKLRVD